The following nucleotide sequence is from Oryzias latipes chromosome 20, ASM223467v1.
AACAACTGAACCTGAACTCATTACAATGCCAAAAGGACCAAATCAAAGAGGTGACCGAATTCCCTTCACTTTGCAGAGGAAGAAATTCAACCATTTTTATATTCCTTAGATGGGAATAAAAATATAATGCTATAAGTTTATTGCTTCATTAATCTTACTTTTTTTCCAGATGTGCCTGTTAAATGATAGGCATAATTGGCAGCGGTCCTACCTGTCCATCCCAAAAGTTAGTGAGAAGCACAGTGGCACCTACACCTGCAGCTTGAACGGCAGGAACAAATCTTTTCATGTCCAGGTTTTGGGTCAGTAGAGCATCGCATATTGAGTCAAATGACGTTTGGTGAACAGTTTAGCTTCAAATGCTTTGACTGGTTTCTGTGTCTCCTCAGCTGAAGGCTTCATTTCTGCTCAGCTGGATGAACGTCTGGACGTGTTAGCTGAGAAAAAAACTGGTGTTTGTTTGGAAGCAAAGCTTTCCTACCACCCTGCACTCCAGCTTTGCTCTTGGCAGGATCCCGATGGGAATGTTTATAAATGCACAGAGACTTGGGCAACAAAGCACAggtaatttatttaaagaaaaaacaaaaaaaaagttaataatatAGTTggataataaaaagtattgttaATAATACAGGGACAATTTCTAtcgttaaaaaacaaagttggaaaaaaactgagaaaagtaATAACTACAAAACTGCTTTTCAGGACTGTGAAATTTTGTAATCTCCAAAAATCGGGAATCTATAAGTTATTTCttgaagctgcaggaaaaaaggaaacaaaagagaTCAAAGTTTGTGTTGCAGGTAAGTCCCACCTTTATCGTTGTTGGACTTTGTTTAGTTTCTAAAAGTAAAATCTTGCAGTGCCTGTAATCAGATTTTCTTACAGACAAACCAGAATTCAAACTTGATAGACGTGATAATTCCCTCACCTATGTGGTTGAAAGTGTCCCACCACTAAACTTCACATGGCTATCCTGCGAATCTTCTAATGACAGGTATTTGTCGCTGAAGTCTTGAAGGTCACTGTAGAATTGTTGTTTAAAAGTGCCTGTTTGTGTCGATCCAGCTGTAAATCAAACTCATCCTGGGAGGTGGTTGAAGAAGGCTATGAAGAACACCCTGAGGAACTGTGTGTCACAAAAATTAAGAAGTCATTGAACGGACACAAGGCGGCAGGACCGCTTGTAAAGTTTTGCGTGACAAACTTGCTTAAAAGTTGGTGTGACCAGACGTATGGGTTGCAGTTGCCAGCTCCTACCCAACCATCTACAGGTAACACAGTTGTAGCGGCAGAACACCAGTCGCACTATAGCTGGCAGAAATAATCACTGCTGTTTGTCCTTTTAGGCTTTATCCATCCTGATAACAGCTACATTATGCCGTTAAAAGTTGGAATTGGCGTTCTGCTCCTGGCTTTAGCCATTGTTGTAGTGTCGCTCATCTTCTTAGTCCAAAAGAAGGTTTGTTTCACACATTAGCGCATTTTCGGTCAGACATATGGAAGAACACTAAATCCAACCCTctttggttccaaaaacagaaacagcagtACCAGCCTCAACTTCAGATGATCCAGATGGTTGGGCCCAATGACAATGATTATATCTACATTAACTTCAAGGACTTTGAGAATAACAAGAATTGGGAGTTTCCCAGGGAGAACCTGGAACTGGGTATGAGAGAAATTAAATTGCTTAAAAACCAGATTCACTAATCTAAACAAATTTCTAATTTTGTCAGAATATTTGTATCAGAAACACATAAGAaagtaatatttaaaataaaaagtatttaatacttgtgttttttgtcttacttgtcatttttatgtttgattttatgtgtttttggtatttgttGTTGGCAAACAACCCCTTTCCCCTGGTACTAGAGTTGAAAATTAGTTTTGCAGCCAGCACTGGCGTATTTACAGAAATGTACTTTAACGTGCACTGTCCCCGTTCAGATCAAAATCAATTGAAAATACAAATCAAATTGGATTCAATGaccacaaataaacaaacttaaTTCACTCTTATTTTCCATTACTGATTATATTTTAGTGAATTTATATGATCAGAGGTAATTACCACGGATACATAAGTTATTATAAAGCTTATTCAGTGAATTTGATTAATGATTTAGGGAGATGGGTTGCCCATATTACATAAAACATCACATGAAATTCTGTCTACATTTGAATAGATTGAAacttaataatgaaaaaaatccacataacataaaacagtttcttctttttgcttaaaatgttactttacttcctgtttttgttttgagacTGAAAAATATCGCACATTGAGTATTGAGTtaaaagacaaatttaaaatacatgtttttatgataatatttcaagattctttttgtttgttttgtttttgcattacaATTTATCGCTGTGGTGTTTGATTACATCACCTTCAGGTAAAGAACTGGGCTCTGGAGCCTTTGGCATGGTGGTCCAGGCTACAGCTTATGGCATCAACAAGCCAGGAGTGTCTCAGCAGGTTGCTGTTAAGATGCTGAAAGGTCAGTGGTTGTTTCAAGACTGACAAGCAAACTgttacagtttatttaatgtGTATCACCTTTCAGAAAAACACCAGTCAGTTGAAAAGGAAGCTCTCATGTCTGAGTTGAAGATGCTGACTCACATCGGCCACCACACCAACATCGTAAACCTCCTTGGAGCATGCACTGAAATAGGTATGTCTAGATGAAAGCCAATGAAGTGATTGGGTTTCCTATAAGAAAATGCAAACactgttgtcttttttgtttttacggtTAGGCCCCATTTACCTGATTTTCCAGTACTGCTGTTATGGAGACCTCCTGAACTATCTTAAGAAGAACAGCAACTGCTACTACAAGTCTGTGACCGATGCCTTCAGCAAGGACCGTTTCAAGAACATTTACTGCAAGATGCAGTTGAAGAAACCTTCCAGGTTGAAGAAAAAGTCCATCACAAGCAGCAACCAAAATGCACAACAACACCATTTAGTTCAATTGGCATGTATTATCTATGTAGGTATATgggatctatttgtttgcatGCAGATTGcaaactcaaaaacacaaagattttcaTTTGACAAAAGCTAGAATTAAGCAATTAGGGctaattattttttgaaaagcaaTTCATATAAAAGTTATGCATTAATTtgaatgtatttcttttattataattaatcattttggcaataatgtgttttagcttttgttttgtgCTGAGTCTATACttgttaatttaattaaaaattaaaaatagccaCCTAAATCTCTTAGgagtaaatattaataaatgcaAAGTGAAGAGcacaacaaataacaaaataacgacaaagaaaaagacattaAGACCATATTTTTTAAGAATAACAATTTTGTTAAGAATAAACATTTTGGTAAAAGGCTAAAACTTTTGATAAAGGATTCCGGGGGaaataaaatagtatttttatcatttgtgaACTGTTCTGTCTCTTTAGTGAGCCTGTCTCAACCACGGACAACTATGTGCCCATGCACGCCTCAACCACCAGGGGGCAGGAGAACATCGCCCTTCTGTCCATCAGTTCCTCTGAAAATGACACCTATGAAGGTGAGACACatgagagaagaaagaaaaaatatgaacagaaatccctgaaaaacatttttaaaataaagcaagtattatcttttcattttcagaccCTGAAATCTTTGAAAGTGCAGACGATCAGACGGAGGACCCGCATGCTCTCACCTTTGATGACCTGCTTTTGTTCGCTTTACAAGTGGCTAAGGGCATGGAGTTCCTCTCCTCTAAGAATGTAAGGGACAGATTTTACTTCCTAAAGCAGATAGCAGCACTTTGTTAAAATGTGGACAGAGAGAAAGTTGGATTTAACATCCCATATTACTAAGATGAAAAGAAGTTCACAGGTTTATCCtaaaacattgattttaaaTACATGATAAAGAATGGGATTAGTAAAATAATTAACTAATAAGTCATCTTTTGTCGTTTGAACTGACAGAGGAAACtactttttctgcattttcaaaACTTGGGTTTTGAGGTtgagtttttgttgcatttgctGCTTCTTTTCTGCAGTGCATCCACCGGGACCTGGCAGCTCGAAATGTGTTATTGACAAAAGGAAGGATGGCCAAGATTGGTGACTTTGGACTTGCCCGAGACATTGACAATGACTCCAACTATGTTGTGAGAGGAAACGTGAGtgaccaaaaaaatgatttatacaGCGTTTCCCCCttttgccactttttttttaaataagataaCTACCTGCCCCTCAGGTGCGTTTGCCAGTGAAGTGGATGGCACCAGAGAGCCTCTTTCAGGGGATATACACCACGAAGAGTGACGTCTGGGCTTATGGCATTCTGCTATGGGAGATCTTCTCACTTGGTAGTTTCACAGAACAGTACTCAACGCATTTGACTTGAAAAAAGTCTCTAAATGCTCACTGTAAAGTTCTAAATTTAAATCGtgtgaacagaaaaataaaatcttattcagaagtacaaaccactgtggttttgatcacagaaacaaatcGGTTTCTCTCGTTTGGCCCTTAAGGCTCTGAAGGTCAAGTAGCTAAAGGTTGCTGCCACAGATTTAAGACTTATAATTCAGCAAATCACAATCAATAAATCGTACACAAAGTTCTTTGAAAAGGCTGTGGGTTGCATTTTACTGATGACTAGAAATACGCCGACATTTTAACATGGGCCCGACTTTAGACATGCCTGCTCTAATCTTAACTTCTGTTTTCAGGTGTTACTCCGTACCCCAGCATGAAGGTGGACCACACATTCTATTCAATTATCGAGAAAGGATTCAAGATGGACTGTCCGTACCATGCCAGCGAGTCTGTGTAGGTGTTTGAGGTTATAGGCTTAagatgttgttcacctttcggcacatcccatcaggggtcgccacagtgaatcaggtTTTACCAATTTGTCTGAGATTTTTACACCtcacacaaccctgtattttatctgggctggggaccggcacagggagaccctaCTTGAGTCCCTTTGTGGCCACATAGTTAGTCATTAGCGTAAAGGGTCTTGCCCGATGACCCGCACTGGCCCACATTAAGTTCATTGCGCCCCTGGGAAAAAAACCCTGGTTTCTTGCACGCCAGCCCTACACCCAGCCGacggagccatccagccacttGGAATATAGGTTTAAGTGGTACttaaaaacatctttgggatTCACAGTTGtcgttgttcacctttcggcatattccttcaggggtcaccacagccaatcagctttcactgattcgcacaggtggtttgacagagatttttacgccagatgcccttcctgacacaaccctgtattttatccagactggggaccggcacaggtgTCCCAAAAATGGGCTTCCTTGTAGCCACGTAGTTAGTTTGGTAGGACCTTTGGGATTCACAGTCTGGCTGAAAATGacacagccccccaccccacccacccacaggAGCAAAAAAGACAACATCTTTAACATTGATGCTTAAAGAAGTTGATGATTTTATATTTccaatataaaaacaacaattaggTGAATCATAGAATTCATCTAAAAGTTGCAGATGTTGCTAATTTACATATAAACCTATAGAGTTATTTGCAAAGTCATGCTGGTTTgaagttttcatttgcaaagCTATTTGTAAAATACTTCCTACCctgaaataaaactaaaagttgGATCTTTGGGTTTGTTGTCTCCAGGTATAAAATAATGCGCCAGTGTTGGGACCTGGATCCTTGCAATCGTCCGTCGTTCTCCAAGTTGGCGTCGTTCATGGAGGACCAGCTGATGAACAGAGAAGAGGAGGTATGGTCTCgtacagcaaatcagcttttatTTCTCTAATTGCACttgagtttttacatttttgtttataataCATATCCAAAAAATGCAGTCTGTGTATAGAACTATCCCAGAATAAGACCTCCTTTAACcaagttacttcctgtttgcagctGTACCATAACATGCCCAACCAGACGGACAGCGACTACCAGAATGCACAGACGGTTTTGGATATTTCTGCTATGATAaaagagaatgaaaacaaagagtcTGCTAATGACATCCAAGCCCACACAACTGAGAAAAGCCAAGCAGAGCCTGGGCCAGCTGATGAGAAGCTTCTGATGCCTTCTGATTCAGAGTGATCATATCTGTACAATATTGATGCTCAGCGTTTTTATCTGCCTAATATATATTCCAATCATAACAAAATCAAAAGAATTCaaattttacttctttttatttactttttggattattttttctgcagaaaaacgtTGGCAGggatttaaaatgctgttcctttttattcttttttaatgctTAGAGAACATTTAGAGACAATTTGATTATCTTTGTTCTATATAATTTATATTCAAGTAACATAAAAAACTTCCAGTGGTTCACAAATAACATCACCACAAATTTATCCAAAGATCAAACAGATGATTTAAAGGGAGattgtatttttcttatttaagtCCTGATGaatacacaattttcattttatttatgaatctACATTTTTCAAGTTAAGAAATTGTACTTAAAAGTAGTATTTTTAGTCTTGTTCACTAAAGCATAGCTCTCAAGTAATATTCAACGGCAGTATATTGTAGCAAActataaaaacttttatttacattttatcattttcttttattaccaCTTTGTAGATTTTTAATCACAACTTATTCAAGCCTAAGTTTGTGCTTTTTCAGAATGTACTTTATACATATTTTATAAGCTTTTAATGTTTCTAAAAAATATCTACAACTTTTTTAAAGAGCTTCAAACAGCTGATTGCAATAAAGTTCATGTATTCTTGCATTAACCTGGTTTTGTTATTGTGAAAAACGTATTTGTTGTTGAATTTATGAGGATAAATTATAAACGTATAaaccaatgtttaaaaaattttttggcTATAAACTCTTACGAGACAtgaataaaaggagaaaaaattgattaaaaaatgtataaaaattgTCGTTAATACATTGACACAAGGGCTGGTGGCTGTTAAGCCCGGCTGCCTGTGCATCCCAATCCCCCATCATGGAATTTAGCCTTTGTTGTTATGGTGCTCTACTTTGTCCAAAAGAAGATTTGTTTCACACATTAACACGTTTTCAGTCAGACATCCGAAAGAATATTAAGTCAAACTCTGTTTGGTTCCAACAAAATCGGCAGGACCTGCTTTAGATGAACCATTTGGGTTGGGCCCAATGACAGCAATTACACTGACGTCATGTAGCATGTTATCATATTTCTGCCTTTAGATGGCTTTCAGGCAATAATGTTTtgcttcagacattttttaacaaatgctgcggcttgaaaaaaacaaatcgtGAAAACAAGTGGCAACAGAGGATCCAGGACCCAAAGCGAAGGAGCTGCCAAGACCAGGATGTGCGAAGAGAGGCAAGGGGAAGGCCAGAACAGCGGACTGGACCGTTGTAGCCATTCGAGGGGTTCCCTTGAGGATGAATTCACTTGCTTTCAGGTTAGGAGCCTAATGACATGAGCATTAAATAAACATGAACGTTACCACTGCCTTCAGAATGAAAAGTGCAAGGAAAAAGCTTAGTTTTAAGTTCattagaagaaaagaaaacaaaaacacggcATTGATTTTAAACCTCCCGTGTTATTAAGAAGGCTTAttgtcagggttctgactttttccttaataaagagaagaaccacacaggagatgagaactgttactagacttctgcagaaggagaatcggtctgtgacagcgcaaactgtcacagaggagttctccCTTctatccagtctggttttattggtggCAGGGGTTGATAACATAAAGTAGGTCATTCAATCAACCAGCacaggaacatcatattctTGTATAATTagaacttttcaggtcattgttttcttactgaaagatagaacCTAAGACAATCATACCATGGTGATAATAGCatgtaagcaaatgataattacataaTCCTAACATCGCTccctttttatcatttcaatcaTAAGTAAACACAGATAAATGGAAGGTACAAACGTGAAACATGGTTATTTCATCATAAGAACGAGGCATCAAAACATTATTTCACCACTTGCTTGTAACATTTTCGGTGAAAGATTCAAACGATGCCTTTTGAAGCAGGAGAATTCACATGGGGAGGGGTCCTCTTCAGCTTGTTGGACAAGCTGGTAACGGATGAAAGCCTGCGTGGTGGCCTTCGTGATCATGGACATGACACAAGGCAGAGCGCATGTTGTAAAAAGACAAGACATGCACAAAAAACGATGAGTATAGGGGGTCAATAATTTCAGCAGGAGGTGCCACCATGGACCTGAGGTAAGTCAAGACCAGATGTCACTGGTGGGACTGGCACCAGGAGTCGCAGACTTAACGTAGGCTTGCAACTCTGTTAAGTCGTGCAGTTCAGTAGAAATGTCCTGTCCATCACTGGTACCGTCCGGGATGAAAGTGCAGCAGGTGTCTCCAACCATTTTGCACATGCCTCCCGATAATGCAGTTATGAGGTCAAGCACGAGTCGATTTTGCAGAACCATAGTCCTTATGGCCGACATCCCTGCTACTGATGCATTGGAAAACTTGTAGGTGGTGTTAAGGAGTCTCAGCAATGCGCGCCTGTTGATCTTGATGTGGTCCCTTTACTTCTGCCACTCCGATCCATGGAAAGAGTAACTGTCCAAATTCTGCTCCTCCACCCCAGATGCGGAACTCCCATGGTACTATAGTATTGGTAGTCATTTGTAGGGCATTCATGTGGAACTCCGGTGCAGATTTTTTCCGTTGTGCGGGTTAGGGACAGTTATTCATGAAGATGCGTCTCCATTAGATCGGTTGTAGCCAGGATGTGTGCTGAGTTCATACAGGCAATCTtgctgtctcctggtgatggtgCCTGGGCGGAGACCTGCTGTGGTCTCCCAGCAGTGGGCCTTCCATGCTGCTAGGTTGCAGACTCACTTCAAGGACCCAAGTTCTAATGGATGTTGAGTTCCGCTGGTTTCTTCGCTGATGACTGAGACGAACCGCCACTAAAAGGCGGAACCCCTTTGTAGTCAGACTTCACCACAACAGCCTTCTTTAGGCCTCTGGTGCACACTGCAACTTACAGTGACTGAGATGTATCCAGCTGGGGCGTTCAGCTATTGTTATTGCCGTGGCTGTTGTTAGGAGGACTTGGTATGGTCCTTCCCACCGTGGACTGGTCCAGTTCTACCTCTTTTGGACCTTAATGAACACCCCGTCGCGtggcgggttttttttttttttttttttttcttaacttgttctgtccaacagctgagcaaacagattagagctgaaggctttttgtgttggacaggttttactatcacaaaaagaggttatatagcttcaagaaactagagtgtagatttgtataaacccctttttgtcgtattattttttatttatttgttacatttagtgtgtgtggggagggagaggggaagaatgtgaggggagggtggaagagagtaaaaggaaaaaaggtgaaaaggtgggggatacaagcactgatttgactaagttattaatttaagctgtaacaattataccagatctgctggaaagacgaatgttacatcaaaggtgaaaatctgacactaagatgagcgagaaaaaaaaactgtccatcaatacactgtaggtaaggaggagggatgaagcagacagggagcagtgtggagtgtgcacgtgcacgtgggggtggagatacatgcatgctgccgacgtgaaccgtgtgttcataaagggagccagatcctacccagccagaccagccagaccaggagaggggaggagagccccccaggccagaagcccccccagcatccggacccaggcagcccgggaggggaggaggaggggaccgcccaccccaccagccaggcacagagagggcccccctacaggggcccccccaatgcccagaggcacaagcgaacccagtgtccggcccccaggccacaagacaggagcgcttagccgtaccaggcggcagccatgggggccaccgggcgccggacaccgagacaaaggccagggacgaagccagggcccccggaacccaagagccggccaccacccgaccggcgccccgtccccgcaagccagcccaggcccgcgaccttagcaacccagggatcgccacgcacccacagccacagccacccccctaaaaccctacgcactaccatcccccccgccataatatctgaccccccctccccaaccctctcagtgccctcccctctctgtgatggggagggaaagccccagagggtcccagcgagccagcccccaggtcggtcctacccatgcactcacacacacatactcacaatcatctggttaccctccctacccccgccgccaagcagcaaccccccccccagccggccgacccccagcgccgcatgcccgacccctcccgcagccgacaggacacccataagcccggccgccctgagaggaccaggcgggtgaagaccggccgcccccccccgaccccacccatgtatggaggtgtgggagtgctgtgtgtgtgctgcaggtaaaataggaggtcaccagtgtggggggatccaccgctgccaagccgcaaagccccccactccggagtccctctgtgagtggtgtgtatttgctgtgtgtgtgctgctagcatgcagtgtgtgtgtctacagaggaagttaaaattgtgggggggccagcgaaaggtgagcacggatgtttcaccgtgcccccctccaccagaccctctccacaaggccctagatgaatcagagtgtctaatatgcaagtcaaaagcggggaggagggcgggtgccaacgagaacccagagaggggcatccccagtgagccccgcgtggcggtttttgatatgggggAAGTGTGCGGTGGCGCAAGGGACGGCATTGTGCGTGCCCGCGGCGTTACACATTAAGAAATGCTGGCTCAAAGAGGTgcatcagcttttattttgatatgtTTGATACATCCGTCACTTATTATCACACCcacctcttcatcctctcccccCTCCACACGTAtggtgcaaagaaaaaaaaggaggaaaatacttagagtgaaacaacgtaaagcAGCCACATGAAAAGGA
It contains:
- the flt3 gene encoding receptor-type tyrosine-protein kinase FLT3 encodes the protein MMWIKIASTATSLLLCFLGALCIVGAENDVCVPSIQTECFNTSDYEDSSGMVRITMLHGKELNINVNGLSGSPVCRWIRGNQTIMTSDKTHFMVMPDSGQYTLTCSGHNMTIFSKTVVLHVLQKRPTKPQLLLTNVNARNRSPQFLCISEDISKPELEWSKGNKGEIVAGEKAMSTVSTTHYEDKEVMCCATNTQGQECTQLYDYDFNEKEIVSNVTLSPGDSLLLCCKIKNSNNYPAWRKDGEQLNLNSLQCQKDQIKEMCLLNDRHNWQRSYLSIPKVSEKHSGTYTCSLNGRNKSFHVQVLAEGFISAQLDERLDVLAEKKTGVCLEAKLSYHPALQLCSWQDPDGNVYKCTETWATKHRTVKFCNLQKSGIYKLFLEAAGKKETKEIKVCVADKPEFKLDRRDNSLTYVVESVPPLNFTWLSCESSNDSCKSNSSWEVVEEGYEEHPEELCVTKIKKSLNGHKAAGPLVKFCVTNLLKSWCDQTYGLQLPAPTQPSTGFIHPDNSYIMPLKVGIGVLLLALAIVVVSLIFLVQKKKQQYQPQLQMIQMVGPNDNDYIYINFKDFENNKNWEFPRENLELGKELGSGAFGMVVQATAYGINKPGVSQQVAVKMLKEKHQSVEKEALMSELKMLTHIGHHTNIVNLLGACTEIGPIYLIFQYCCYGDLLNYLKKNSNCYYKSVTDAFSKDRFKNIYCKMQLKKPSSEPVSTTDNYVPMHASTTRGQENIALLSISSSENDTYEDPEIFESADDQTEDPHALTFDDLLLFALQVAKGMEFLSSKNCIHRDLAARNVLLTKGRMAKIGDFGLARDIDNDSNYVVRGNVRLPVKWMAPESLFQGIYTTKSDVWAYGILLWEIFSLGVTPYPSMKVDHTFYSIIEKGFKMDCPYHASESVYKIMRQCWDLDPCNRPSFSKLASFMEDQLMNREEELYHNMPNQTDSDYQNAQTVLDISAMIKENENKESANDIQAHTTEKSQAEPGPADEKLLMPSDSE